Below is a genomic region from Billgrantia tianxiuensis.
GGCCGTCGATGGCGCAGCCGGTCAGCAGCGAGGAGTGGAACCAGCCGCGGTGCTGGTCGGAGCCCTCCAGGTAGAGATCGGCACGCGGGCCGCTCTCGTGGCCGTGGGGGTGCGAACCGCGCAGCACATGGCGGTGAGTGGTGCCGGAGTCGAACCAAACGTCGAGGGTATCGGTGACTTTCTCGTACTGTGCCGCCTCGTCGCCCAGCAGCTCGACCGGGTCGAGACGGAACCAGGCGTCGATACCCTCGCGCTCGACGCGCTTGGCAGCCTCCTCCATCAGCTCGACGGTGCGCGGGTGCAGCTCGCCGGTAGTTTTGTGCAGGAAGAACGGGATCGGCACGCCCCAGTTGCGCTGGCGCGAGATACACCAGTCGGGACGGTTGGCGATCATGGCGTGCAGCCGCGCCTGGCCCCAGGCCGGGGTGAACTGGGTCGCCTCGATGCCCTCCAGCGCCCGCTCGCGCAGGGTGCGCCCATCTTTCCCTTGGAGGTCCATGCCCACGAACCACTGCGCCGTGGCGCGATAGATCACCGGGGTCTTGTGGCGCCAGCAGTGCATGTAGCTGTGGGTGATGACCTTGTGCGCCAGCAGTGCGCCGACCTCACGCAGCTTGTCGACGATCTGCGGATTGGCCTTCCAGATCAGTTGGCCGCCGAAGAACGGCAGGTCGTCGGCGTAGACGCCGTTGCCCTGTACCGGGCTCTTGATCTCCTCGAACGCCATGCCGTGGGCGCGGCAGGTGACGAAGTCGTCGACGCCGTAGGCCGGTGCCGAGTGAACGATACCGGTGCTGCCCACCTCGGACTCGACGTAGTCGGCCAGATAGACCGGCGAGAGGCGGTCGTAGAACGGGTGACGGAACTCGATCAGGTCGAGCGCCGCGCCCTTGGCGGTGGCGATCACCTCACCCTTGAGTTCGTAGCGCTCCAGACAGCTCTCGACCAGCTCTTCGGCCAGCACCAGCAGGCGTTCGCCGGTATCGACCAGGGCGTAGCTGAACTCGGGATGCACGTTGAGCGCCTGGTTGGCCGGCACGGTCCAGGGCGTGGTGGTCCAGATCACGATGGCGGCAGGCTTGGGCAGCTCGGCCAGGCCGAAGGCGGCGGCCAGCCTGGCCTCGTCGGCGGCCGGAAAGGCCACGTCAATGGCATCGGATTTCTTGTCCTGATACTCCACCTCGGCCTCGGCCAGTGCCGAGCCACAGTCGAAGCACCAGTTGACCGGTTTCAGGCCCTTGAATACGTAACCGGCGGCTACCATGTCGGCCAGCGCACGGATCTCGCCCGCCTCGTTGGCATAGTCCATCGAACGGTAGGGGTTGTCCCAGTCCCCGATCACGCCCAGGCGCACGAAGTCGGCGAGCTGGGTCTGGATCTGCGAGGCGGCGTACTCGCGGCACAGTGCCCGCGCCTGCTCGGGCTCGAGGTGCTTGCCGTGGGTGGTTTCCACCTTGTGCTCGATGGGCAGGCCGTGGCAGTCCCAGCCAGGCACGTAAGGGGCATCGAAGCCGGCCAGGTTCTTCGACTTGACGATGATGTCCTTGAGGATCTTGTTGACGGCGTGACCGATGTGAATGCTGCCGTTGGCGTAGGGAGGGCCGTCGTGCAGCACGAAGGTCTCGCGGCCGCGGCGCTCTTCACGCAGGCGCTGGTAGAGCTTCATGTCCTGCCACTGCGACACCCGGCCGGGCTCGCGCTGAGGCAGGTTGCCGCGCATGGGAAAGTCGGTTTCGGGCAGGTTCAGTGTGTGCTTGTAGTCGCTCATATCCTGGGAGTCAGCCGTCGTCTTGGTCGGCGGAACGTCCCGCCGAGGATTCGGAATTCGCAGCTTCGCGCGCCAGCGGCGCCGAAGCCAAGGGAAGAGAGTCGTCTGCCAGGCCAAGCTCCCCGGCCACATGGCCCGGGCTGTCAAAGAAGCGGCGAGCACGGGCCTGGTCGGCCATGATCTGCTGCTTGAGCGCCGCGAAGTCGTCGAACTTCACCTCACCACGCAGCCTCGCACAGGGAAACACCGTGATCCGTTTGCCATAGAGGTCGCCGTCGAACTCGAACAGATGCACCTCCAGTACCGGCCTGTCGCTGCCCACGGTAGGCCGCCAGCCGACATTGGCCACGCCGGTGTGACGCCTGCCGTCGGGCAGCTCGGTCACCACCGCATACACGCCGCGCAGCGCCAGGGGCAGGCGCGGCAGCGGCAGGTTGGCGGTAGGCACGCCGATGGTACGCCCACGCTGTTGATCGGGCACCACACGCCCCGCCAGGCGGTAAGGGCGCCCCAGCATCCTGGACGCTTGGGCGAAGTTGCCGCTGGCCAGCAAGGTGCGCACCCGGGTGCTGGAGACCCGCTCGTCGTCCAGCGTAAAAGTTCGGGTATGCTCGACGCCGAACCCCTCTGCGCCGCGCCGCTCACCCTCCTCCGCCAGCAGGTTGAAGTCGCCGCTCCGATCGCAGCCGAAGCGAAAATCGTCGCCCACCACCAAATGGCGCACGCCCAACCCTTCGACCAGCACCAGATCGATGAATTCCACCGCGGTGAGGCTGCGCAGGCGCTCGTTGAACGGCAGGCAGAGCACGTAGTCCACCCCGCTCTCGCCCAACAGACGGACTTTCTCGCGCAGGCGGGTCAACCGTGGCGGCGCCTGATCGCCGGCGAAAAACTCCCGGGGCTGGGGTTCGAACACGACCACGGTGACTGGCAGGCGCAGCTTCGAGGCCTGCTCGCGGCACTGGTCGAGAATCGCCTGGTGGCCGCGGTGCACGCCATCGAAGTTGCCGATGGTGGCCACGCAGCCGCGATGCTCGTCGCGCAGATTGTGCAGTCCTCGAATGACTTCCATTCAGTCTTCGCTAAGCCTTCTGGTTGAAAAACGTACAAAGGGGAAGATTATAGCGAACCCCTGTCCCCTTGACAGCCGGCGATCCGCTTCACTGGGCTTCCGGCTCCCACACCGATCGGGCACCCTCACCCCCGCATACGGAAATGTCGCGGCCTGACTCCCAGCGCCGCCAGCCAGGCGAAGTACACGGCCGCTCCGACCACTACCAGCAGCGCCAGCCACTGCACCCGCGCCCATACGCCCCACGCGAGCCACTGCTGCCAGTCCGGCGCCAGCCAGGCCAGGCCCACGCTCATCACCACACAGCCGCCCACCAGTTGCACGGCGTAGCGGCCCCAGCCGGGCTGGAACACCAGTACGCCCTGCTTGCGCAGCAGCCAACCCAACAGTCCGGCATTGAGGAAGGCCGACAGCGCCGTGGCCAAAGCCAGGCCGGCATGGGCCAGCGGCCAGATCAGAATCAGGTTGAACACCATGTTGGCCACCATGGCGATGATGCCGACCTTGACCGGGGTCTTGGTGTTCTGGCGGGCGAAGAAGCCCGGTGCCAGCACCTTGATCAGCATGAAGGCGACCAGGCCGAAGGCATAGGCGCGCAGACTCATCGCCGCCATGGCGATGTCGTGCTCGGTCATGGCGCCGTAGTGGAACAGCGAGAT
It encodes:
- the ribF gene encoding bifunctional riboflavin kinase/FAD synthetase, which translates into the protein MEVIRGLHNLRDEHRGCVATIGNFDGVHRGHQAILDQCREQASKLRLPVTVVVFEPQPREFFAGDQAPPRLTRLREKVRLLGESGVDYVLCLPFNERLRSLTAVEFIDLVLVEGLGVRHLVVGDDFRFGCDRSGDFNLLAEEGERRGAEGFGVEHTRTFTLDDERVSSTRVRTLLASGNFAQASRMLGRPYRLAGRVVPDQQRGRTIGVPTANLPLPRLPLALRGVYAVVTELPDGRRHTGVANVGWRPTVGSDRPVLEVHLFEFDGDLYGKRITVFPCARLRGEVKFDDFAALKQQIMADQARARRFFDSPGHVAGELGLADDSLPLASAPLAREAANSESSAGRSADQDDG
- the ileS gene encoding isoleucine--tRNA ligase translates to MSDYKHTLNLPETDFPMRGNLPQREPGRVSQWQDMKLYQRLREERRGRETFVLHDGPPYANGSIHIGHAVNKILKDIIVKSKNLAGFDAPYVPGWDCHGLPIEHKVETTHGKHLEPEQARALCREYAASQIQTQLADFVRLGVIGDWDNPYRSMDYANEAGEIRALADMVAAGYVFKGLKPVNWCFDCGSALAEAEVEYQDKKSDAIDVAFPAADEARLAAAFGLAELPKPAAIVIWTTTPWTVPANQALNVHPEFSYALVDTGERLLVLAEELVESCLERYELKGEVIATAKGAALDLIEFRHPFYDRLSPVYLADYVESEVGSTGIVHSAPAYGVDDFVTCRAHGMAFEEIKSPVQGNGVYADDLPFFGGQLIWKANPQIVDKLREVGALLAHKVITHSYMHCWRHKTPVIYRATAQWFVGMDLQGKDGRTLRERALEGIEATQFTPAWGQARLHAMIANRPDWCISRQRNWGVPIPFFLHKTTGELHPRTVELMEEAAKRVEREGIDAWFRLDPVELLGDEAAQYEKVTDTLDVWFDSGTTHRHVLRGSHPHGHESGPRADLYLEGSDQHRGWFHSSLLTGCAIDGHPPYRGLLTHGFTVDAQGRKMSKSMGNVVAPQEVMDKLGADILRLWVASTDYSGEMAVSDEILKRTADVYRRIRNTARFLLANLNGFDPARDSVAFDDMLALDQWVVDRAAQLQARIEKAYEEYRFLDVYQQVHTFCSRELGGFYLDVIKDRQYTTQADSLARRSCQTALYHVVEALSRWVAPILSFTAEEIYENIPGNKGDSVLLETYYEGLSTLAPNAEMGREFWEQVLEVKQAVNKCLEDARNAKVIKGSLAAEVTLFVDDELHATLAKLGEELRFVMLTSEVRLAPLAEGQDIDGAEATELAGLKVAVAASSHQKCERCWHHREDVGSHAEHPDLCGRCISNLPEGAGETRHYA